A genomic segment from Drosophila miranda strain MSH22 chromosome 3, D.miranda_PacBio2.1, whole genome shotgun sequence encodes:
- the LOC108160690 gene encoding triple functional domain protein has product MADPDLSPLPFRRERNLSNRNFNKRNSRRRISQQAAEQERHPSTNMDADGARQRDSAVSSSSSSFQLSYSVNSDTESAFQRRSLLKMREPEVEVGGESAPQTPMTPTTPDPAWLDVRQKVQRFETLKTTIGYLRQERHSLKLLENRRHPSFEDHAGEHRTPPATPPRRIRLPGLAGSRSSSIPSTPGTTSSSISEVRSEDEVDQISDFETDPHATREYVLAESASEVLPSHAVDPEDESSNQQVQRSISVDQPAASHTLPLQMRNDQDFPRNYRSTPRRKTEIIGTTNQHLVGKFHSLYQPKDEEEEVEIELRDKSDKCVHPILEELVKTEEAYVNNLYTGIENYGNIFQRKDLPQGLRGKKYDLFGNIEQIAEFHRDEFLPMLQRNKRDLKRLFDEFLQLLDQNCFYGYVIFTMNKQNSLKLCDLYKNYFTNIRLERDDKLGINSFLVQPIQRMARYPLLLTQFINTFFKNRDIVMKPLIESCCRLEKRLRTLLTTTNESEIINDIVGCHEFNVFYQGKFRKVNEFQIFDCKQKRSYRAKVFIFDKCIIYTEIKGKQLLFHGRYPCEHIGISAKTKSFTLYYERRKQQECEFTADPAQISHWLDLIRDMINNYANEERQKLHELYGRENDHLHRKPPSFSLYRDSNRFSTDSGIGNIWIMPKPDEETASNRSTWYANS; this is encoded by the exons ATGGCCGACCCCGATCTCAGTCCGCTGCCGTTCCGTCGCGAGCGCAATCTCAGCAACCGAAACTTCAACAAGCGCAACTCTCGTCGCCGCATCAGCCAGCAGGCGGCGGAGCAGGAGCGCCACCCCAGTACCAACATGGACGCCGACGGTGCCAGACAACGCGACAGTGCCgtgagcagcagctccagctcaTTCCAGCTCTCCTACTCGGTCAACTCCGATACGGAGAGTGCGTTCCAGCGTCGCTCTCTGCTCAAAATGCGCGAGCCCGAGGTAGAGGTGGGGGGCGAGAGCGCGCCCCAGACACCCATGACACCCACAACGCCAGATCCCGCGTGGCTCGATGTCCGCCAAAAGGTGCAGCGCTTCGAGACGCTGAAGACGACCATTGGATACCTGCGCCAGGAGAGGCATAGCCTGAAGTTGCTCGAGAATCGCCGCCATCCGTCATTCGAGGACCATGCGGGGGAGCACAGGACGCCCCCGGCCACACCACCGCGACGCATCCGCCTTCCTGGTCTGGCCGGCAGTCGGAGCAGCTCCATACCCAGCACTCCAGGCACCACGAGTAGCAGCATTAGCGAGGTGCGCTCCGAGGACGAAGTGGACCAGATATCGGACTTTGAAACGGATCCACATGCAACCAGGGAGTACGTACTCGCCGAGAGCGCCTCCGAGGTCTTGCCCAGCCATGCCGTAGATCCCGAAGATGAGTCGAGTAACCAGCAGGTGCAGCGTTCGATCAGCGTCGATCAACCAGCGGCGAGCCACACATTGCCGCTGCAAATGCGCAATGATCAGGACTTTCCAAG AAACTATCGCTCCACGCCGAGACGAAAGACTGAAATCATTGGGACAACCAATCAGCATCTCGTTGGCAAATTTCACTCGCTCTATCAGCCCAAGGACGA GGAGGAGGAAGTGGAAATCGAGCTGCGGGATAAGAGCGACAAGTGCGTGCATCCCATTCTGGAGGAGCTGGTCAAGACGGAGGAGGCTTATGTGAACAATCTGTACACGGGCATCGAGAACTATGGCAACATCTTTCAGCGCAAAGATCTGCCGCAGGGTCTCCGTGGCAAGAAGTACGATCTCTTCGGCAATATCGAACAGATTGCGGAGTTCCATCGCGATGAGTTCTTGCCGATGCTGCAGCGCAACAAACGTGATCTGAAGCGGTTGTTCGACGAATTCCTGCAGCTACTGGAT CAAAACTGCTTCTACGGGTACGTGATCTTCACCATGAACAAGCAGAATTCATTGAAACTCTGTGATCTCTACAAAAACTATTTCACC AACATACGCCTGGAACGCGACGATAAGCTGGGCATCAATAGCTTCCTGGTGCAGCCCATCCAGCGTATGGCCCGCTACCCCCTCCTCTTGACGCAGTTCATCAAT ACCTTCTTCAAGAACCGCGACATTGTCATGAAGCCGCTCATTGAGTCCTGCTGTCGCCTGGAGAAGCGACTGCGCACCCTGCTGACCACCACAAACGAATCGGAGATCATTAACGATATTGTGGGCTGCCACGAG TTCAATGTCTTCTACCAGGGCAAGTTTCGCAAGGTGAACGAGTTCCAGATCTTCGATTGCAAACAGAAGCGCAGCTACCGGGCCAAGGTCTTCATATTCGACAAGTGCATCATCTACACGGAGATCAAGGGCAAGCAGCTGCTCTTCCACGGTCGCTATCCCTGCGAGCACATTGGCATCTCGGCCAAGACCAAGTCGTTCACGCTCTATTACGAGCGCCGCAAGCAGCAGGAGTGCGAATTCACCGCGGATCCGGCCCAGATCTCGCACTGGCTGGACCTCATACGGGACATGATCAACAACTACGCCAACGAGGAGCGCCAGAAGCTGCATGAGCTATACGGCCGCGAGAACGATCACCTGCATCGGAAGCCGCCCAGTTTCTCGCTCTACCGCGACTCCAATCGCTTTAGCACCGACAGCGGCATCGGCAACATATGGATAATGCCCAAGCCGGACGAGGAGACGGCCAGCAATCGCAGCACTTGGTATGCCAACTCGTAG